The proteins below are encoded in one region of uncultured Eubacteriales bacterium:
- a CDS encoding Two component AraC family transcriptional regulator, with the protein MYKVVIIDDESIIVEGLKRVVDWDKFRCQVVATGHDAHSGAASIRSHKPHIVFTDIKMPNEDGLTMLAGLKSEFPDMLVTVLTGYRDFEYAKEAISLGVARFLLKPSKMDELEEALIYMTGVLDRQQPRKEPETEPPAAESAAGDAANSFLARQAHAYMKEHYAEKISLQDVADHCYVSQWHLSKLLHKHLGEAFYDLLNGIRVDRAKVLLEDPSLRISEIAAIVGYADTAHFSRVFKKCVGLSAGDYRNTHCVGK; encoded by the coding sequence ATGTATAAGGTAGTCATTATTGATGACGAATCCATCATCGTGGAGGGCCTGAAACGGGTGGTGGACTGGGACAAGTTCCGCTGCCAGGTGGTCGCCACAGGGCACGACGCACACTCCGGTGCGGCGTCCATCCGGTCGCATAAGCCCCACATCGTCTTCACCGATATCAAGATGCCCAACGAGGACGGCCTCACCATGCTTGCGGGGCTGAAGTCTGAATTCCCCGATATGCTGGTCACCGTGCTCACCGGCTACCGGGACTTTGAATACGCCAAGGAAGCCATCAGCCTGGGGGTGGCCCGGTTCCTTCTCAAGCCCTCCAAAATGGATGAGCTGGAGGAAGCGCTCATCTACATGACCGGCGTGCTGGACAGGCAGCAGCCCCGGAAGGAACCGGAGACTGAGCCTCCTGCCGCTGAGAGTGCCGCGGGGGACGCGGCTAACAGTTTCTTGGCCCGGCAGGCCCATGCCTATATGAAGGAGCATTACGCCGAAAAAATATCTCTTCAGGACGTAGCCGACCACTGCTATGTGAGCCAATGGCACCTCTCCAAGCTCCTGCACAAGCACCTGGGAGAGGCGTTCTACGACCTGCTCAACGGCATTCGGGTGGACAGGGCTAAGGTTTTACTGGAAGACCCGTCCCTGCGCATCAGCGAAATCGCCGCCATCGTAGGGTACGCCGACACGGCCCACTTCTCCCGGGTCTTCAAAAAATGTGTGGGCCTCTCGGCTGGCGACTACCGCAACACCCATTGTGTGGGAAAGTAA
- a CDS encoding Flavodoxin/nitric oxide synthase, with amino-acid sequence MRKSIKNNVSWVGKIDWELEFFHGADYSINHGSSQNAYLIEEEKTVLIDTVWRPHSSEFVDNLAYEVDLKKIDFIVMNHGEVDHSGSLPALMEKIPGTPIYCTANAVKSLAGQYHHPEWNFRVVKTGDAVDVGNGKQLVFVEMKMLHWPDSMATYLTGDNILFSNDAFGQHYAVEELFNDKADACLLWAEAQKYYANILNPFSPFVKKKIEEIQGLRLPIDIIAPSHGSVWRENPLQIVEKYYEWSQDYREDQVTIAYDTMWDGTMQLAHKIGAEVARLSPSTKVKIFNISKTNKNDIMTEVFKSKAIAVGSPTVGQDILSSVGGWLDFLKELKFKGKKAAVFGCYGWSGENTKVLRERLTGAGFAVAEPEIRCNWNPQEDSFSKAEAVARALCE; translated from the coding sequence ATGAGAAAGTCCATCAAAAATAACGTATCCTGGGTGGGAAAAATCGACTGGGAGCTGGAGTTCTTCCACGGGGCGGACTACTCCATTAACCATGGCTCCAGCCAAAACGCCTACCTCATCGAAGAGGAGAAGACGGTGCTGATCGACACCGTCTGGAGGCCGCACTCCTCCGAGTTTGTGGACAATCTGGCATATGAGGTGGACCTCAAAAAGATCGATTTCATCGTGATGAACCACGGCGAGGTGGATCATAGCGGCTCCCTCCCCGCGCTGATGGAGAAGATTCCCGGCACCCCCATCTATTGCACCGCCAACGCCGTCAAATCCTTGGCGGGCCAGTACCACCACCCGGAGTGGAATTTCCGTGTGGTCAAGACCGGGGACGCGGTGGACGTGGGCAACGGAAAGCAGCTTGTCTTCGTGGAGATGAAAATGCTCCACTGGCCCGACAGCATGGCCACCTACCTGACAGGGGACAATATTCTCTTCTCCAACGACGCCTTCGGCCAGCACTACGCGGTAGAGGAGCTCTTCAACGACAAGGCGGATGCCTGCCTCCTCTGGGCCGAGGCGCAGAAGTACTACGCCAATATCCTCAACCCCTTCTCCCCCTTCGTAAAGAAGAAGATCGAGGAAATTCAAGGCTTGAGGCTCCCCATCGACATCATCGCCCCCAGCCACGGTTCGGTCTGGCGGGAGAACCCCCTACAGATCGTGGAGAAGTACTACGAATGGTCCCAGGACTACCGGGAGGACCAGGTCACAATCGCCTACGATACCATGTGGGACGGCACCATGCAGCTTGCCCACAAGATCGGCGCAGAGGTTGCCCGCCTCTCCCCCTCCACCAAGGTCAAGATTTTCAACATCTCCAAAACCAACAAAAACGACATCATGACCGAGGTGTTCAAGTCCAAGGCCATCGCCGTTGGCTCCCCAACCGTGGGGCAGGACATCCTCTCCTCGGTGGGCGGGTGGCTGGACTTTCTGAAGGAGCTAAAGTTTAAGGGCAAAAAGGCTGCCGTCTTCGGGTGCTACGGTTGGAGCGGCGAGAACACCAAGGTCCTCCGGGAGAGACTGACCGGAGCCGGTTTCGCGGTGGCGGAGCCCGAGATCCGGTGCAATTGGAATCCCCAAGAGGACAGTTTCAGCAAGGCCGAGGCCGTCGCCAGGGCCCTATGCGAATAA
- a CDS encoding Cupin domain protein, whose protein sequence is MEQNCSCNQNPRPGVITDFGPQPYVTDVNAAARGNPFFRTALWTGSHLQLTLMSIPAGGEIGVEIHPDTDQYIRVEAGMGLVKMGRCENQLTAQRQIWQNDAIFVPAGQWHNIVNVGVCPLKLSSVYAPPHHPHGTVHRTKEEAEAAEH, encoded by the coding sequence ATGGAACAAAATTGTTCATGCAATCAAAATCCCCGCCCCGGGGTAATCACCGATTTTGGCCCCCAGCCCTACGTCACTGACGTAAACGCCGCGGCCAGAGGCAACCCATTCTTCCGCACGGCGCTGTGGACGGGCTCTCACCTCCAGCTCACCCTGATGAGCATCCCCGCCGGGGGCGAGATCGGTGTGGAGATCCACCCCGATACCGACCAGTACATCCGGGTGGAGGCGGGAATGGGCCTGGTGAAGATGGGCAGGTGTGAAAACCAGCTCACCGCCCAGCGGCAGATTTGGCAAAACGATGCTATTTTCGTACCCGCAGGCCAGTGGCACAATATTGTCAACGTCGGAGTCTGCCCCCTCAAGCTGTCCAGCGTCTACGCGCCTCCTCACCATCCCCATGGTACCGTCCATAGAACCAAGGAGGAGGCCGAAGCGGCGGAGCACTAG
- the malL gene encoding Oligo-1,6-glucosidase produces the protein MAQWWKERVIYQIYPRSFQDSNGDGLGDLPGIISRLDELADLGVGAIWLSPVYCSPNKDNGYDISDYRNINPEYGTMADMETLIAEAAARDIKIIMDLVVNHTSDQHHWFQQSRDKDSPYRDYYIWRKGKPEGGSPNNWTSFFAEKCWEFDELSGEYYLHLFAKGQPDLNWQNPQVMTEVKQILRFWLDKGVAGFRCDVVNILYKSSLADGKKQLALTGSEHYLSQPGTHDILRRLRTEVLDGYDSFTVGETVFLTPQIAHDFTDPARRELDEVFPFEHMETDQVFVKWFRRAFRPKLFFEALTKWQEELSWNALYLENHDQPRSVSRFGDEKDYWEKSAKCLATLLLTLRGTPFIYQGQEIGMTNFDFKKMDDLDDVESRNVDAMAKSMRIPAWYRWRMMRSTSRDNARTPYQWDGSENGGFTTGKPWLGVNGNHKEINFAAQKDDPESVRSWYKTMIALRKDTPDLLEGEFKLLKITDQIFVYRRGKSHLVAINLSDKPAHMGAKGALVLSNYGRGRYNGVLFPYETVILKSDKA, from the coding sequence ATGGCGCAGTGGTGGAAAGAACGAGTCATCTATCAGATATACCCCCGCAGTTTTCAGGACAGCAACGGTGACGGCCTCGGGGACCTCCCCGGCATCATCAGCCGCCTGGATGAGCTTGCCGATTTGGGGGTGGGGGCCATCTGGCTCTCCCCGGTGTATTGTTCCCCCAACAAGGATAACGGCTATGACATCTCGGATTATCGCAATATCAACCCCGAGTACGGTACCATGGCAGATATGGAGACTCTGATTGCCGAGGCCGCGGCGCGGGACATCAAGATCATCATGGACCTGGTAGTCAACCACACCAGCGACCAGCACCACTGGTTTCAGCAGAGTCGGGACAAGGACAGCCCCTACCGAGACTACTATATCTGGCGCAAAGGTAAGCCCGAGGGAGGCTCCCCCAACAACTGGACAAGCTTTTTCGCCGAGAAGTGCTGGGAGTTTGACGAGCTCTCCGGCGAGTACTATCTCCACCTCTTCGCCAAGGGCCAGCCCGACCTGAACTGGCAGAACCCCCAGGTTATGACCGAGGTGAAGCAGATTCTTCGTTTCTGGCTGGACAAGGGGGTGGCGGGGTTCCGGTGCGATGTGGTCAACATCCTGTACAAGAGCTCTCTGGCTGACGGGAAGAAACAGCTCGCCCTCACGGGGAGCGAGCACTACCTCTCCCAGCCCGGCACTCACGACATTCTCCGCCGCCTCCGCACCGAGGTGCTGGACGGATATGACTCCTTCACCGTAGGGGAGACCGTCTTCCTCACCCCCCAGATTGCCCACGACTTCACCGACCCCGCCCGGCGGGAACTCGACGAGGTCTTCCCCTTCGAGCACATGGAGACCGACCAGGTCTTCGTCAAGTGGTTTCGCAGGGCGTTCCGGCCCAAGCTCTTCTTCGAGGCGCTGACCAAGTGGCAGGAGGAGCTTTCCTGGAATGCCCTCTACCTCGAAAACCACGACCAGCCCCGCTCCGTCTCCCGTTTCGGGGACGAGAAGGACTACTGGGAGAAAAGCGCCAAGTGCCTCGCCACCCTCCTGCTCACCCTCCGTGGCACCCCTTTCATCTACCAGGGCCAGGAGATCGGCATGACCAATTTTGACTTCAAGAAAATGGACGATCTGGATGACGTGGAGAGCCGCAACGTGGACGCCATGGCCAAGAGTATGCGCATTCCCGCCTGGTACCGCTGGAGGATGATGCGCTCCACCAGCAGAGACAACGCCCGAACCCCCTACCAGTGGGATGGGAGCGAGAACGGCGGCTTTACCACCGGAAAGCCCTGGTTGGGCGTCAACGGTAACCACAAGGAAATCAATTTTGCCGCTCAGAAAGACGACCCAGAGTCGGTCCGCAGCTGGTACAAGACCATGATTGCCCTACGGAAAGACACCCCCGACCTTCTGGAGGGGGAGTTCAAGCTGCTCAAAATCACCGACCAGATCTTCGTCTACCGCCGGGGAAAGAGCCATTTGGTGGCCATCAACCTCTCCGATAAGCCAGCCCACATGGGGGCCAAGGGCGCCCTCGTCCTCTCCAACTATGGCCGCGGACGCTACAACGGTGTCCTCTTTCCCTACGAAACCGTGATTTTGAAGAGCGATAAGGCATAA
- a CDS encoding conserved hypothetical protein (Evidence 4 : Homologs of previously reported genes of unknown function), producing MGEIFLPVLSHFQNENTWIASDGRLRFKVTPGDGLLTAEIWEGPWSYDLSTIEEQQTFPMEDDGIEVLRAWLREKEGEVNARPKRTMEEDWARRR from the coding sequence ATGGGAGAAATTTTCCTGCCCGTCCTGTCCCATTTTCAAAATGAAAACACGTGGATCGCCAGCGACGGGCGGCTCCGTTTCAAGGTCACCCCCGGGGACGGCCTCCTGACCGCCGAGATCTGGGAGGGGCCCTGGAGCTACGACCTCTCTACTATCGAGGAGCAGCAGACCTTCCCCATGGAGGACGATGGCATCGAAGTCCTGCGTGCCTGGCTAAGGGAGAAGGAGGGCGAGGTCAATGCCCGGCCTAAGCGCACCATGGAGGAGGACTGGGCACGCCGCCGCTGA
- the dacF gene encoding D-alanyl-D-alanine carboxypeptidase DacF produces MKKIMAALLCASLLIGAIPPASAEEAEPSMAVSPPVDCAAAVLMEKETGTVLFEQSSHDKLEPASVTKVMTILLVMEAIDAGRLSLTDLVTVSARAASMGGSQVYLKEGEQMTVNDMLKAVCVASGNDASVALAEHLAGSEEAFVQKMNQRAAELGMTDTSFLNCTGLPAAGHLTSAYDIALMSRELLKHPSVRAYTTIWMDSLRDGAFQLANTNKLIRFYEGATGLKTGSTDSALYCLSATAEREGMELIAVVLKSPSSDKRFESAKSMLNFGFANYTLLDVYPNAALPPIDVLLGVSSQVQPKLARSSRILIPKSDLNNVNTELHLSENVEAPVEAGQKLGEMVVTVNGAERETIPIIASEGVARLTVPGIFKKFLRQLFMAG; encoded by the coding sequence ATGAAAAAAATAATGGCGGCGCTGCTGTGCGCTTCCCTTTTGATTGGCGCCATCCCGCCCGCCTCCGCCGAAGAGGCGGAGCCCTCTATGGCCGTCTCTCCCCCGGTGGACTGCGCCGCCGCCGTGCTGATGGAGAAGGAGACGGGCACCGTCCTTTTCGAGCAAAGCTCTCATGATAAGCTGGAGCCAGCCAGCGTCACCAAGGTGATGACCATTCTCCTGGTGATGGAGGCTATCGACGCTGGACGGCTGAGCCTTACCGATCTGGTCACTGTCTCGGCCCGGGCCGCCTCCATGGGGGGCAGCCAGGTCTACCTGAAGGAGGGCGAGCAGATGACGGTGAACGATATGCTCAAGGCCGTGTGCGTCGCCTCGGGAAACGATGCGTCGGTGGCTCTGGCTGAGCATCTGGCCGGCAGCGAGGAGGCCTTCGTCCAGAAGATGAACCAGCGCGCCGCCGAGTTGGGCATGACCGACACCAGCTTCTTAAACTGCACAGGTCTGCCCGCCGCCGGGCACCTCACCAGCGCCTACGACATCGCCCTGATGAGCCGTGAGCTCTTAAAACACCCCTCGGTCCGCGCATATACCACCATCTGGATGGACTCCCTGCGGGATGGGGCTTTCCAGCTTGCCAACACCAACAAGCTCATCCGTTTCTACGAGGGGGCCACCGGACTGAAGACCGGCTCCACCGACTCGGCTCTCTACTGCCTGTCCGCCACGGCGGAGCGGGAGGGGATGGAACTCATCGCCGTGGTACTCAAGAGCCCCAGCTCGGACAAGCGGTTTGAGAGCGCCAAGTCAATGCTCAACTTTGGCTTCGCAAATTACACGCTTTTAGACGTCTACCCTAACGCGGCCCTGCCACCCATCGACGTGCTGCTGGGGGTCTCCTCACAGGTACAGCCCAAACTGGCCCGGTCAAGCCGCATCCTCATTCCGAAGTCCGACCTGAACAATGTGAACACTGAGCTGCATCTATCCGAAAACGTGGAGGCCCCCGTGGAGGCGGGCCAGAAACTGGGTGAGATGGTGGTCACCGTCAACGGTGCGGAGCGGGAGACCATTCCTATCATCGCCTCTGAAGGCGTGGCGCGCCTCACCGTCCCTGGCATCTTCAAGAAGTTCCTGCGCCAGCTCTTTATGGCGGGATAA
- the glgB gene encoding 1,4-alpha-glucan branching enzyme (Evidence 2a : Function of homologous gene experimentally demonstrated in an other organism; PubMedId : 12196524, 3013861; Product type e : enzyme) — MPMQSSTSPIGAEDSPKSTFLRGDSCRAYDYLGAHPETRSGEAGYLFRAWAPHADLVAVMGDFNGWSETSHPLSPLGGGIWEGFVPGLSQYDIYKYAVHTPDGHVLAKSDPYAFHAETRPGNGSKLYDLAGYQWRDASWLNWRKGTPVYEKPLNIYEMHLGSWRRTGEGEFLSYRDIAQWLVPYVKEMGFTHVELMPVTEHPLDASWGYQCTGYFAATSRFGTPHDLMYLIDSLHQAGVGVILDWVPAHFPKDAFGLYEFDGTPCYEYADPRKGEHADWGTRVFDYGRSEVRSFLFSSAMFWLEEYHIDGLRVDAVASMLYLDYSRNAGEWVPNIHGGRENLEAIDFLQKLNTHVFAAHPDALMVAEESTSWPLVSHPVDQGGLGFNLKWNMGWMNDITHYMKLDPYFRQYHHKDITFSFVYAFSENFILPLSHDEVVHMKGSFLNKMPGPYEGQFAGVRAFYTYMLTHPGKKLLMMGSEFGQWNEWHFEQSLDWHLLGNKPNRDLQTFFKAANAFYLEHKELWELDFSWEGFQWVCADDNGNNCASFLRKDKAGGTLLVVCNFSPVHLPEYRLGAPTPGDYQCIFNADDSLYGGEGLGDHGPLSAVAEPCHGFDQSLVIDLPPMSGVIYRCVKERKPLPKEQIKNQALPDVRCSV; from the coding sequence ATGCCTATGCAAAGCTCGACGTCGCCCATCGGCGCGGAGGATAGTCCTAAAAGTACATTTCTCCGGGGTGATAGCTGCCGCGCCTACGATTACCTGGGCGCCCACCCCGAGACACGCAGCGGCGAGGCGGGCTATCTGTTCCGGGCCTGGGCCCCCCACGCGGATCTGGTGGCCGTCATGGGTGACTTCAACGGCTGGAGTGAGACAAGCCACCCCCTCTCTCCCCTGGGCGGCGGAATATGGGAGGGTTTCGTCCCTGGTCTGAGCCAGTATGATATTTACAAATACGCCGTACATACCCCGGACGGACACGTCCTCGCCAAGAGCGACCCCTATGCCTTCCATGCCGAGACCCGGCCGGGCAACGGCTCCAAGCTGTACGACCTCGCAGGCTACCAGTGGAGGGATGCCTCCTGGCTCAACTGGCGAAAAGGGACCCCGGTGTACGAGAAACCACTGAACATCTATGAGATGCACCTGGGCTCCTGGCGGCGCACCGGCGAGGGTGAGTTTTTAAGCTATAGGGACATCGCCCAGTGGCTGGTACCCTATGTCAAGGAAATGGGCTTTACCCACGTGGAGCTCATGCCGGTGACCGAGCACCCGCTGGACGCCTCCTGGGGCTACCAGTGCACCGGGTACTTCGCTGCCACCAGCCGGTTCGGCACGCCCCACGATTTGATGTACCTCATCGACTCCCTCCATCAGGCGGGGGTAGGGGTCATCCTGGACTGGGTGCCCGCCCACTTCCCCAAGGACGCTTTCGGCCTCTACGAGTTCGACGGCACTCCCTGCTACGAGTACGCCGACCCCCGGAAGGGGGAGCACGCAGACTGGGGCACCCGGGTCTTCGACTACGGGAGGAGTGAGGTGCGCTCCTTTCTCTTCTCCTCGGCCATGTTCTGGCTGGAAGAGTACCACATCGACGGCCTGCGGGTGGACGCGGTGGCGAGTATGCTCTACCTAGACTACAGCCGCAACGCGGGCGAATGGGTCCCCAACATCCACGGCGGGCGGGAAAACCTGGAGGCCATCGATTTCCTCCAGAAACTCAACACCCACGTCTTCGCCGCCCACCCGGACGCGCTGATGGTAGCGGAGGAGTCCACCTCCTGGCCCTTGGTGAGCCACCCAGTGGATCAGGGCGGCCTGGGCTTTAACCTCAAGTGGAATATGGGCTGGATGAACGACATCACCCACTACATGAAGTTAGACCCCTACTTCCGTCAGTACCACCACAAGGATATCACCTTTTCCTTTGTGTACGCCTTTTCGGAGAATTTCATCCTTCCCCTCTCTCACGACGAGGTGGTACATATGAAGGGCTCCTTCCTCAATAAGATGCCGGGACCTTACGAGGGGCAATTTGCCGGAGTGCGGGCCTTCTACACCTACATGCTCACCCATCCTGGCAAAAAGCTCTTGATGATGGGCAGCGAGTTCGGCCAGTGGAACGAGTGGCACTTCGAGCAGTCCCTTGACTGGCACCTGCTGGGAAACAAGCCCAACCGTGACCTTCAAACCTTTTTCAAGGCGGCCAACGCCTTCTACTTAGAGCACAAGGAACTGTGGGAGCTGGACTTCTCCTGGGAGGGGTTCCAGTGGGTCTGTGCCGACGACAACGGCAATAACTGCGCCAGTTTCCTTCGCAAGGACAAGGCGGGCGGCACCCTGCTGGTGGTGTGCAACTTCTCTCCCGTCCATCTGCCGGAGTACCGCTTGGGTGCGCCGACGCCGGGGGATTACCAGTGCATCTTCAATGCCGACGACTCGCTCTATGGCGGCGAGGGGCTGGGGGACCACGGCCCCCTCTCTGCCGTGGCGGAGCCCTGCCATGGCTTTGACCAGTCTCTGGTCATCGACCTGCCTCCTATGAGCGGGGTCATCTACCGGTGTGTGAAGGAGCGAAAGCCCCTCCCCAAGGAGCAGATCAAAAATCAAGCACTACCTGATGTGAGGTGTTCAGTATGA
- the glgC gene encoding glucose-1-phosphate adenylyltransferase (Evidence 2a : Function of homologous gene experimentally demonstrated in an other organism; PubMedId : 1320612, 1339262, 1648099, 21237941, 2543670, 2844780, 359552, 6300111, 8385906, 9587413; Product type e : enzyme) has translation MKKEIVAMLLAGGQGSRLYALTSHVAKPAVPFGGKYRIIDFPLSNCVNSGIDTVGVLTQYRPLELNTYIGSGQPWDLDRSDGGVHILPPYMREGDQGTWYKGTANAIYQNMSFLEQHDPEYVVILSGDHIYKMDYRDMLKRHKDSNAAATIAVLEVSKEEASRFGIMNVDEADRIYEFEEKPKVPKSTLASMGIYIFTWEKLRHYLTADEADPGSSNDFGHDIIPAMLNAGEIMSAYRFSGYWKDVGTINSLWDANMDMLSPEKGSGIDIYDTSWPIYARTPTRPPHFAGPDAVISHSMVTGGCEVYGTVENSVLFHSVTVEPGARVSYSILMPGTVVKAGAVVEYAIVAERAVIGTGARVGSAPPIPVSDRWGITVVAQDVEIDEGSTVPANSMITCNVKGGEGK, from the coding sequence ATGAAGAAGGAAATTGTAGCCATGCTGCTGGCGGGCGGACAGGGAAGCCGCCTGTACGCGCTGACGAGCCACGTGGCAAAGCCCGCCGTCCCCTTTGGCGGCAAGTACCGCATCATCGACTTCCCGCTGAGTAACTGCGTCAACTCCGGCATTGACACAGTGGGCGTGCTGACCCAGTACCGCCCCCTGGAGCTCAACACTTACATCGGAAGCGGGCAGCCCTGGGACCTGGACCGTTCCGACGGCGGGGTACATATCCTGCCCCCCTATATGCGCGAGGGGGACCAGGGCACCTGGTATAAGGGCACGGCCAACGCCATCTACCAGAATATGAGCTTTTTGGAGCAGCACGACCCCGAGTACGTAGTCATCCTCAGCGGCGACCACATCTACAAGATGGACTACCGCGACATGCTTAAGCGGCATAAGGACTCTAACGCCGCCGCTACCATCGCGGTGCTGGAGGTGTCGAAGGAGGAGGCCTCCCGTTTCGGCATTATGAATGTGGACGAGGCTGACCGCATCTACGAATTTGAGGAGAAACCCAAGGTGCCCAAGTCCACCCTTGCCTCCATGGGTATCTACATCTTCACCTGGGAGAAACTTCGCCACTACCTGACGGCGGACGAGGCTGACCCAGGGAGCTCCAACGACTTTGGCCACGACATCATCCCCGCCATGCTGAACGCCGGAGAGATCATGAGCGCCTACCGTTTCTCCGGGTACTGGAAGGACGTGGGCACCATCAACTCCCTGTGGGACGCCAACATGGATATGCTCTCCCCCGAAAAGGGATCCGGTATCGACATCTACGACACCTCCTGGCCCATCTATGCCCGCACGCCCACCCGGCCGCCCCACTTCGCGGGACCCGACGCGGTCATCTCCCACTCTATGGTGACCGGAGGCTGCGAGGTATACGGTACTGTGGAAAACTCGGTGCTCTTCCACTCGGTAACGGTGGAGCCGGGCGCGCGGGTGAGCTACTCCATCCTCATGCCCGGCACGGTGGTGAAAGCGGGCGCGGTGGTGGAGTACGCCATCGTGGCGGAGCGGGCCGTCATCGGCACGGGGGCACGGGTGGGCTCAGCGCCGCCCATACCGGTTTCGGACCGCTGGGGTATCACGGTGGTTGCCCAGGATGTCGAGATCGACGAAGGCAGCACGGTGCCCGCGAATTCCATGATTACCTGTAACGTGAAGGGCGGTGAGGGCAAATGA
- the glgD gene encoding Glucose-1-phosphate adenylyltransferase, GlgD subunit, with translation MMNDVHGIIFAYRANPDLRELTSSRNTCSMPYGGRYRVIDFTLSGMVNAGVNDVGVIVHTNYQSLLNHLGSGKDWDLSRKHGGLRILPPFGYASKHREGNYRGRMDALTGIYSYLQSIRQDYVILAGGDLAANLPMRSICDQHIATGADITAVCTRTPKSDPKNSTYFTMGADGRVSDVAVHPFAPAGCESLEVYVLSRSLLLSLVDHCAAHNLFSFNEGVLLGMVHSLKIVPYVFDGYATRLQTVAGYYARSMELLDPLVRADLFLPARPVKTKDQSNPSTYYGPDGKSANSLIADGCVIEGEVVNSILFRGVRVEAGARVENCILMQGTTVQQGAVLKHTITDSNVKVNSGRMLMGHETYPLAIAKGEIV, from the coding sequence ATGATGAACGACGTTCACGGCATTATTTTCGCCTATCGCGCCAACCCCGACCTGCGGGAGCTCACCTCCTCCCGCAACACCTGCTCCATGCCCTACGGCGGGCGGTACCGGGTCATCGACTTTACCCTCTCCGGCATGGTCAACGCCGGGGTAAACGATGTGGGCGTCATCGTCCACACCAACTACCAATCCCTCCTCAACCACTTAGGCTCCGGCAAGGACTGGGACCTCAGCCGCAAACACGGGGGCCTGCGTATCCTCCCCCCCTTCGGCTACGCCAGCAAGCACCGGGAGGGCAACTACCGGGGCCGTATGGACGCCCTGACGGGCATATACTCCTACCTTCAGAGCATCCGGCAGGACTATGTGATTCTGGCGGGGGGCGACCTGGCCGCCAACCTCCCCATGCGGTCGATTTGCGACCAGCACATTGCCACCGGTGCTGACATCACCGCCGTATGCACCCGCACGCCCAAGAGCGACCCCAAAAACTCCACCTACTTCACCATGGGTGCAGACGGGCGAGTATCCGATGTGGCGGTTCACCCTTTCGCGCCCGCAGGGTGCGAGTCTCTGGAGGTCTACGTCCTGTCGCGCAGCCTCCTGCTCTCCCTGGTGGACCACTGCGCCGCCCACAACCTATTCTCCTTTAACGAAGGGGTACTGCTGGGTATGGTTCACTCTCTAAAGATTGTCCCCTATGTCTTCGATGGATATGCCACCCGGCTCCAGACTGTGGCGGGGTACTATGCCCGGAGTATGGAACTGCTGGACCCCTTGGTTCGGGCCGACCTCTTTCTCCCCGCCAGGCCAGTGAAGACCAAGGACCAGTCTAACCCCTCCACCTACTACGGGCCCGATGGGAAGAGTGCCAACTCCCTCATTGCCGACGGCTGTGTCATTGAGGGCGAGGTCGTAAACTCCATCCTCTTCCGCGGCGTGCGTGTGGAGGCGGGGGCCAGGGTAGAAAACTGCATCCTCATGCAGGGCACCACCGTGCAGCAGGGGGCCGTCCTGAAACACACCATCACCGACAGCAACGTCAAGGTGAACTCGGGCCGTATGCTCATGGGGCACGAGACCTATCCGCTGGCTATCGCCAAGGGCGAGATCGTGTAG